A genomic stretch from Falco cherrug isolate bFalChe1 chromosome 3, bFalChe1.pri, whole genome shotgun sequence includes:
- the NBL1 gene encoding neuroblastoma suppressor of tumorigenicity 1 isoform X1, with protein sequence MRPPSPGCYRVLAELAMMLWFVVGALFPALLLAAPPPINKLALFPDKSAWCEAKNITQIVGHSGCESKSIQNRACLGQCFSYSVPNTFPQSTESLVHCDSCMPAQSMWEIVTLDCPGNDEIPRVDKLVEKILHCSCQACGKEPSHEGALFNVYLNAEENMPAEGPSPHHYAHHQQEVEEPPASSHHHHEEEGDD encoded by the exons ATGCGCCCGCCGTCGCCTGGGTG TTACAGGGTTTTGGCAGAGCTGGCCATGATGTTATGGTTCGTGGTAGGTGCCCTCTTCCCAGCGCTGCTCCTGGCCGCACCCCCCCCCATCAACAAGCTCGCCCTCTTCCCGGACAAGAGCGCTTGGTGCGAGGCAAAGAACATCACCCAGATCGTGGGGCACAGCGGCTGCGAGTCCAAGTCCATCCAGAACAG GGCCTGTCTGGGACAGTGTTTCAGCTACAGCGTCCCCAACACCTTCCCTCAGTCCACGGAGTCCCTGGTGCACTGCGACTCCTGCATGCCAGCCCAGTCCATGTGGGAAATC GTGACACTGGACTGTCCAGGCAACGACGAGATCCCCAGGGTTGACAAGCTGGTGGAGAAGATCCTTCACTGTAGCTGCCAGGCTTGCGGGAAGGAGCCGAGCCACGAGGGAGCCCTGTTCAACGTCTACCTGAACGCGGAGGAGAACATGCCCGCGGAGGGTCCCAGCCCCCATCACTATGCCCACCACCAACAGGAGGTGGAAGAACCTCCCGCCTCCAGCCACCACCATCACGAGGAGGAGGGCGACGACTGA
- the NBL1 gene encoding neuroblastoma suppressor of tumorigenicity 1 isoform X2, translated as MVGMWPPSYRVLAELAMMLWFVVGALFPALLLAAPPPINKLALFPDKSAWCEAKNITQIVGHSGCESKSIQNRACLGQCFSYSVPNTFPQSTESLVHCDSCMPAQSMWEIVTLDCPGNDEIPRVDKLVEKILHCSCQACGKEPSHEGALFNVYLNAEENMPAEGPSPHHYAHHQQEVEEPPASSHHHHEEEGDD; from the exons ATGGTGGGAATGTGGCCTCCGAG TTACAGGGTTTTGGCAGAGCTGGCCATGATGTTATGGTTCGTGGTAGGTGCCCTCTTCCCAGCGCTGCTCCTGGCCGCACCCCCCCCCATCAACAAGCTCGCCCTCTTCCCGGACAAGAGCGCTTGGTGCGAGGCAAAGAACATCACCCAGATCGTGGGGCACAGCGGCTGCGAGTCCAAGTCCATCCAGAACAG GGCCTGTCTGGGACAGTGTTTCAGCTACAGCGTCCCCAACACCTTCCCTCAGTCCACGGAGTCCCTGGTGCACTGCGACTCCTGCATGCCAGCCCAGTCCATGTGGGAAATC GTGACACTGGACTGTCCAGGCAACGACGAGATCCCCAGGGTTGACAAGCTGGTGGAGAAGATCCTTCACTGTAGCTGCCAGGCTTGCGGGAAGGAGCCGAGCCACGAGGGAGCCCTGTTCAACGTCTACCTGAACGCGGAGGAGAACATGCCCGCGGAGGGTCCCAGCCCCCATCACTATGCCCACCACCAACAGGAGGTGGAAGAACCTCCCGCCTCCAGCCACCACCATCACGAGGAGGAGGGCGACGACTGA